Proteins encoded in a region of the Paenibacillus sp. W2I17 genome:
- a CDS encoding DegV family protein produces the protein MSHKVAIVTDSTADIPEELIRKYGIHIVPLRVLFGEETYADGIDLTSEQFYEKLKKVSVLPTTSQPSPTDFMNVYQALLDENPERPIVSIHLSSGMSGTYQSAMLGKSLLEREGDITVLDSKSASYGYGLMVVQAAELAEQGKSAVEITAAIEGMQQSRKLFFLVDTLEYLQKGGRIGKASAILGTLLNIKPILSIDEEGVIYAVEKVRGHKKAMARIIELFQKDLAGKRVNLAVGHTADPGSAIACAEQLRGHFTLNEVIYTNIGAVIGSHVGPGVIAIFMWPVPE, from the coding sequence ATGAGCCACAAGGTTGCGATAGTAACAGACAGTACGGCAGATATTCCCGAAGAACTCATTCGCAAATACGGAATTCACATTGTTCCGCTGCGTGTTCTTTTCGGTGAAGAAACATATGCAGATGGTATTGATCTGACTTCTGAACAGTTCTACGAAAAATTGAAGAAGGTATCTGTGTTGCCTACAACTTCACAGCCATCTCCAACTGACTTCATGAATGTGTACCAAGCATTGCTTGATGAGAACCCGGAACGCCCGATTGTATCGATCCACCTGTCATCCGGCATGAGTGGTACCTACCAATCGGCCATGCTTGGCAAGTCTTTGCTGGAGCGTGAGGGTGACATCACCGTGCTGGATTCGAAGTCAGCATCGTATGGATACGGTCTAATGGTAGTACAGGCTGCTGAACTTGCCGAACAGGGCAAGTCAGCAGTCGAAATCACTGCTGCCATTGAAGGGATGCAACAATCTCGCAAATTGTTCTTTCTCGTGGATACCCTTGAGTATCTGCAAAAAGGCGGTCGGATTGGCAAAGCTTCAGCCATTTTGGGAACGTTGCTTAACATTAAGCCGATCCTGTCTATTGATGAAGAAGGCGTTATCTACGCAGTTGAGAAAGTCAGAGGTCATAAAAAAGCAATGGCACGCATTATTGAGCTGTTCCAGAAGGATCTTGCAGGCAAACGGGTTAACCTGGCGGTAGGTCATACCGCTGACCCGGGATCAGCGATCGCTTGTGCAGAGCAGCTGCGGGGTCATTTTACACTGAATGA